Proteins from one Spirochaetota bacterium genomic window:
- a CDS encoding tetratricopeptide repeat protein, which translates to MKVYIAILVTVITVGVLGAVGYLAVNYGGFTQERPYYRGVREYEIGHYREAIGSFNEYLSLNFRNKKSNDAKFRIALSLKKLDETENAKKKLAEVISDHYSDEDTARAVIEYADICRLANQYDYYIIGQIELMLRRFPSGSDLESALTTQFGYQQLFLKQYEVALHHFMRSSTELSILGKARAYHEMNDIPKALSVYEEFLTYNPGSSLTKEVLRTYLTQASHQAIVNYRRKNFETAIHYFGRIQKYFPNTADAENALYFAGEAFYELENYEKALTMYAHTLENSMSSRDAEALLKIGLCYYWLKNYAACYNAMDKFLREYPASVYSPRAEKWKDMAKKELEYMGGETSLSK; encoded by the coding sequence ATGAAAGTCTACATCGCTATCCTGGTGACCGTCATCACCGTAGGTGTGCTCGGCGCTGTCGGCTACCTCGCCGTCAATTACGGCGGCTTTACGCAGGAACGCCCGTATTATCGCGGCGTACGCGAATATGAGATAGGCCATTACCGCGAGGCCATCGGATCGTTCAATGAATATCTCTCGCTCAACTTCCGCAACAAAAAAAGCAATGACGCGAAATTCCGCATCGCCCTTTCGCTCAAGAAGCTCGATGAAACGGAGAACGCGAAGAAAAAGCTCGCGGAGGTCATAAGCGATCATTATTCGGACGAGGACACCGCACGCGCGGTCATTGAATATGCGGACATATGCCGGCTGGCGAACCAGTATGATTACTACATCATCGGGCAGATAGAGCTTATGCTCAGGCGTTTCCCGTCGGGGTCCGACCTCGAAAGCGCGCTTACCACGCAGTTCGGCTATCAGCAGCTCTTCCTCAAGCAATACGAGGTGGCGCTGCATCATTTCATGCGCTCGAGCACCGAGCTCTCGATACTCGGCAAAGCGCGCGCGTATCATGAGATGAACGATATCCCCAAGGCGCTTTCAGTGTATGAGGAATTCCTCACCTACAATCCGGGGAGCTCGCTCACCAAGGAAGTGCTGCGCACGTATCTCACGCAGGCGTCGCATCAGGCCATCGTCAATTACCGCCGAAAGAATTTCGAGACGGCGATACACTACTTCGGGCGCATACAGAAATACTTCCCGAACACCGCCGATGCCGAGAACGCGCTCTACTTCGCCGGTGAGGCGTTCTACGAACTTGAGAACTATGAGAAGGCGCTCACCATGTACGCCCATACCCTGGAGAATTCGATGTCCAGTCGGGATGCGGAGGCGCTCCTCAAAATAGGTCTCTGCTACTACTGGCTCAAGAATTATGCCGCCTGCTATAATGCGATGGATAAATTCCTCCGCGAATACCCGGCAAGCGTCTACTCGCCCCGCGCAGAGAAGTGGAAGGATATGGCGAAAAAAGAGCTTGAATACATGGGCGGGGAAACGTCGCTCTCGAAATAG